The region GTTTTGCCGACGGATGATTTGCCGAGGATGACAATGCTTTGCGCTTTTTGACACCATTGGCAGTGAGCGAGTCTGGTGATTTGCTCTTTGTTGAGGTTGCGGCCGGGTGCGTAGGTGATGTCTTCGATACACGCATCGAGATTTGGCGATCGGGATGCTTTGAGTAATTTGTTGACTCGTCGTTCACGCTTGGCCGCGACTTCTTTATCGAGCGCGTAGAGCACTTTGTCAGAAAAGCTCCACGAGTCGAAGATGGGATCTGCTGCAATATCAATCACGGTTCGGCCAAAAGCCGTCATACGTAGATCGGTAAAGACAGGTAGGATCGATTCATCAAGAAAGCGCGCTGATGCTGATGCTGGTTGTGGCTGTGTCATGACTGTAGGGGTCCTTTCTTCGTGAGGTTTTCCATACTGAACTGGGCAGACCCACCCAGATATGCGCCGCGGGTATCGCGTGCGTGTTCCACCGGTGGTGTTTCAGGCGCTGTTGTGGCTGGCAGATCATGGCCTGTCGGGCGGGTTGATTGGTCTTTGCGTACCGCGGCCATCATGTTTTTCACCGCGGTATACGACACAGCCCTCCTGGTGCCATCAGGTGCGATCAGGCGTGCACAGGCTTGTTCCAGAATCACTTTGTTGGCGTGTTTGCCCATATTCAGTACGTTTCGTCACGACTGAAATACCTGGGCAGGGATTGCCTTTGCGCTGATGAGTTCTTCGATGACTGTCCGGGTTGCGGGCCCGATCTTGGCTGCTTCACGGTAGAAGTACTCACTGGTCCACAACCCTGTGGTGTCAGCCATGTTGGCAGGAATATGATCCACATCGGTGACATAGATCCCCCGGGCTTGGGCAAGCCGGTGGGTTGCAACACGCTGCCCGGCATCAAAAACGGTTACTTCATTGCCAGTGATACGTACATCGACAGTCCGGCCGACAAGCTGGTAAGGCACTTAAGTAACGTGCTGTGTTGACGGTGATGTGGAAGTTGGGGGCGACTTTCGCACGTTTCCATTCGGTATGCTGCCACGGTGTTGTAGGAAGTTCGCCGAGTACGCCGCGTTCAAACTCGTCAAAGAGCATCCTTCTGCTGGTGTTGTGAATCGGCCTGACTTTTTGAGAGTGGCGTGTTACGCGGCGTGAAGGCCTGCGTGGTTTTCTCGTTGGTAGTTGGTGTAGTGCTTGATCGGCGGGATATGCCCGAGCGAGGAATGCAACCGCTCGTGATCGTACCAGTGGACCCATCCGGCTGTGGCGCGTTCCACCTCCCCCCCAGTTCGTCCACGTCTCTGCCTCGAAATCAATGAGTTCAGACTTGTACAGCCCGATCGTTGACTCCATCAGACCGTTGTCGTAGGCGTCGCCGACAGTGCCGATGGACCCGTCTATCTGATGGACGGCAAGCAGACGGCGGAGATGTGTGGGAGTGTACTGTGAGCCCGCCCGAGTGATGGGGCACCCCGGCCGACTCAAAGTACGGGTCCTGGCGCTGGCGTAGTGCCAGTGCCTGTCGCAGCGCACGGATGGCCAAAGATTTCGTGGCTCGGGTGTCCACGACATACGCCAGGATCTCACGGGTGAATACGTCGGTGACAGAAGCCACGTAGCTGAAACCGCAGCTGGTGTGCACATACGTGAAATCCGCGATCCACCACTGATCGGCGGATAGAGGCCGGACGGGCTGAGCAGAGGCGTGTTTGGTGTATTGGTGATGTGATTCCAGCAGGTATCTAGGCATTTTGTGTAGCGAGAGTTATTTTGAGTCCCAGGGCTTTCATGATTTTCGTGATAGCCGCAAAGGACGGGTTACCGTCTTTTGATAGTGACTTGTAGAGGGATTCACGGTTGAGTTGAGTCTCTTTAGCGAGCTGGCTCATGCCGTGTGCCCTTGCAATGTCACGCAAAACCACCTGTACGGTTTTCGTATCGCCGTCTTCGAGTGCGATAGCCAGGTAATCGTTCACTGCTTCTTGGCTATCGAGATATTTGCTTGCATCGAACGCTGAAAATGTTACTTCCTTCACGACTGTTCCTCCCTTACCTGTTGTGCGAGCTTTTGAGCGGTTCGAATATCTTTAGCCTGGCTGGATTTATCTCCTCCGGCCAGCAGGAAAACCGTTATTGCGCCTAGTCGGGTGTAGTACACCCGATAGCCGGGCCCGAAATGAAATCTCATCTCGCTAACCTTCTCGCCAACGGGTTTGATGTCTCCAATCATTCTTCCGTGTGTTTCGCATCGGGCTATTGCATACAAAATGCGTCGCTGAGCATGTTTGTCTTTTAGCTCACCTAACCAGGCGTCAAACAAGCTGCTGGAAATGATCTCCACACGCCCAAGTGTAGCCTAAAAGCTACATGGCTCAAGTGGGGGATACGCCTCTCATGGCTGACTCCTCTTTCGGTTTGAAGATTGGTGATGACGCCAGGAAAGCGTCTAAAGACGCTAAAGACGCATGCAGACTTGAGGGTGCGGTTGATGAGTTGAGGTCGAGGTGGATGACACGTCCGCTACGGCCCGGATCTTCGGTGAGGTGTTCAAGGTCAACCTGACGACTGAGGGGCCACCGCACCGCTTTTCGATCATCCGTGATGAAGCCACGCTCTCGAGCCTCAACTGTCAATGAAGCAAACGGCGTTATTCTCGCAGCCCCTCCACGATCCGCACCGTCTCCACCGCAACCCGCGTGACCTTGCCAATCAGATCCACGATGTAGCGCGGGTTGCCAACCTCATCGGCCCAATCGTTCGGGTCGTTGACAATCCCGGACGCCTTGTCCTTCTTCACCTGGTAGCGATCAATCAGCCACGCCAGCGCAGAGCGTGACCCCAGCATGTACTCATCAGCCTCAGCCGGGATACCGGTGATGGTCACGCGCTTGTTGTAAATCAACTTGGTCACGTCGTTGACGTTCTTACCCGTCTCTGGGTCCTTCTTGCGTGCCCACTTCATCTTCAACACACGCCAGGTGTCTGGGTCGGACTCGTCGCCCTTGACCGCGATGTCCAGCGGGTACGGCTCCACATCCTCGTACCCAACGTGCAGGTCCATGAGTTCCTTGCCGGCGCGCGCAAACTTGTCGAACTCTTCCCGCGTTCCCGGTATCTCAATGTGCGGCAGCATCTTTTTCAAGTCCGTCGCGTACGCCTCCCGATAGTTCGGGTCGTGCAGCTTGCCGTAGACGAAGTGGAAGATGTCGTCACCAGTGACATCGGCACCCAGCGCATCGCGGTAGAGCGCCTTGATCGCATCAGTGATGTTGTCCTTGCGCACATGCCCCGCAACAACCTCACCGACCTGCCCATACATCGAGGATTCACCCTCGCTTATCGACGCCCCCTCGCCAAACAACGCACCATCCGAAGCCTCAACGAGCTCCCAAGTGAAGCGTGGGAAGAACTGTGTTCCTTCTGAGCCAAACAGATT is a window of Corynebacterium pseudogenitalium DNA encoding:
- a CDS encoding Mu transposase domain-containing protein; the protein is MPYQLVGRTVDVRITGNEVTVFDAGQRVATHRLAQARGIYVTDVDHIPANMADTTGLWTSEYFYREAAKIGPATRTVIEELISAKAIPAQVFQS
- a CDS encoding integrase core domain-containing protein — its product is MISRQRRGRTGGEVERATAGWVHWYDHERLHSSLGHIPPIKHYTNYQRENHAGLHAA
- a CDS encoding DDE-type integrase/transposase/recombinase, with product MPRYLLESHHQYTKHASAQPVRPLSADQWWIADFTYVHTSCGFSYVASVTDVFTREILAYVVDTRATKSLAIRALRQALALRQRQDPYFESAGVPHHSGGLTVHSHTSPPSACRPSDRRVHRHCRRRLRQRSDGVNDRAVQV
- a CDS encoding addiction module antidote protein, whose product is MKEVTFSAFDASKYLDSQEAVNDYLAIALEDGDTKTVQVVLRDIARAHGMSQLAKETQLNRESLYKSLSKDGNPSFAAITKIMKALGLKITLATQNA
- a CDS encoding type II toxin-antitoxin system RelE/ParE family toxin, translated to MEIISSSLFDAWLGELKDKHAQRRILYAIARCETHGRMIGDIKPVGEKVSEMRFHFGPGYRVYYTRLGAITVFLLAGGDKSSQAKDIRTAQKLAQQVREEQS